Proteins encoded by one window of Ovis canadensis isolate MfBH-ARS-UI-01 breed Bighorn chromosome 14, ARS-UI_OviCan_v2, whole genome shotgun sequence:
- the LHB gene encoding lutropin subunit beta isoform X1, whose amino-acid sequence MEMLQGLLLWLLLGVAGVWASRGPLRPLCQPINATLAAEKEACPVCITFTTSICAGYCPSMLPALQKRVLPVILPPMPQRVCTYHELRFASVRLPGCPPGVDPMVSFPVALSCHCGPCRLSSTDCGGPRTQPLACDHPPLPDILFL is encoded by the exons ATGGAGATGCTCCAG GgactgctgctgtggctgctgctgggcgTGGCCGGGGTGTGGGCTTCCAGGGGGCCACTGCGGCCGCTGTGCCAGCCCATCAATGCCACCCTGGCGGCTGAGAAGGAGGCCTGCCCTGTCTGTATCACTTTCACCACCAGCATCTGCGCCGGCTACTGCCCCAGCATG CTCCCCGCCCTCCAGAAGCGGGTGCTGCCTGTCATCCTGCCGCCCATGCCCCAGCGGGTGTGCACCTACCACGAGCTGCGCTTCGCCTCCGTTCGGCTCCCCGGCTGCCCACCTGGCGTGGACCCAATGGTCTCTTTCCCCGTGGCCCTCAGCTGTCACTGTGGGCCCTGCCGCCTCAGCAGCACTGACTGCGGGGGTCCCAGAACCCAACCCTTGGCCTGTGACCACCCCCCGCTCCCAGACATCCTCTTCCTCTAA
- the LHB gene encoding lutropin subunit beta isoform X2, with amino-acid sequence MEMLQGLLLWLLLGVAGVWASRGPLRPLCQPINATLAAEKEACPVCITFTTSICAGYCPSMKRVLPVILPPMPQRVCTYHELRFASVRLPGCPPGVDPMVSFPVALSCHCGPCRLSSTDCGGPRTQPLACDHPPLPDILFL; translated from the exons ATGGAGATGCTCCAG GgactgctgctgtggctgctgctgggcgTGGCCGGGGTGTGGGCTTCCAGGGGGCCACTGCGGCCGCTGTGCCAGCCCATCAATGCCACCCTGGCGGCTGAGAAGGAGGCCTGCCCTGTCTGTATCACTTTCACCACCAGCATCTGCGCCGGCTACTGCCCCAGCATG AAGCGGGTGCTGCCTGTCATCCTGCCGCCCATGCCCCAGCGGGTGTGCACCTACCACGAGCTGCGCTTCGCCTCCGTTCGGCTCCCCGGCTGCCCACCTGGCGTGGACCCAATGGTCTCTTTCCCCGTGGCCCTCAGCTGTCACTGTGGGCCCTGCCGCCTCAGCAGCACTGACTGCGGGGGTCCCAGAACCCAACCCTTGGCCTGTGACCACCCCCCGCTCCCAGACATCCTCTTCCTCTAA
- the KCNA7 gene encoding potassium voltage-gated channel subfamily A member 7 has protein sequence MEPGCPPPCGCCERVVLNVAGLRFETRARTLGRFPDTLLGDPVRRSRFYDGARREYFFDRHRPSFDAVLYYYQSGGRLRRPAHVPLDVFLEEVAFYGLGGAALARLREDEGCPLPTERPLPRHAFARQLWLLFEFPESSQAARVLAVVSVLVILVSIVVFCLETLPDFRDDRYNPGLAAVAASGPFPARLNGSSPVPGPPPRLPFDDPFFVVETLCICWFSFELLVRLAACPSKTAFFKNVMNLIDFVAILPYFVALGTELARQRGVGQPAMSLAILRVIRLVRVFRIFKLSRHSKGLQILGQTLRASMRELGLLIFFLFIGVVLFSSAVYFAEVDRADSHFTSIPESFWWAVVTMTTVGYGDMAPVTVGGKIVGSLCAIAGVLTISLPVPVIVSNFSYFYHRETDDEEAGMYSHVDTQPCGPLEGKVNGGLVDPEVSELPPPLWAPPGKHMVTEV, from the exons ATGGAGCCCGGGTGCCCGCCGCCCTGCGGCTGCTGCGAGCGGGTGGTGCTCAACGTGGCCGGGCTGCGGTTCGAGACCCGGGCCCGCACGCTGGGCCGCTTCCCGGACACGCTGCTCGGGGACCCGGTGCGCCGCAGCCGCTTCTACGACGGCGCGCGCCGCGAGTACTTCTTCGATCGGCATCGGCCCAGCTTCGACGCAGTCCTCTACTACTACCAGTCGGGCGGGCGGCTGCGGCGGCCGGCGCACGTGCCGCTCGacgtcttcctggaggaggtggccttCTACGGGCTGGGCGGCGCAGCACTAGCGCGCCTGCGCGAGGATGAGGGCTGCCCCTTGCCGACCGAGCGCCCCCTGCCCCGCCACGCCTTCGCGCGCCAACTCTGGCTGCTCTTCGAGTTCCCCGAGAGCTCGCAGGCGGCGCGCGTGCTCGCCGTCGTCTCAGTGCTTGTCATCCTCGTCTCCATCGTCGTCTTCTGCCTCGAGACGCTACCCGACTTTCGCGACGACCGCTACAACCCGGGGCTTGCGGCGGTGGCCGCCTCTGGCCCG TTCCCAGCTCGGCTGAACGGCTCCAGCCCAGTGCCTGGACCCCCGCCTCGCTTGCCCTTCGATGACCCGTTCTTTGTGGTGGAGACTCTGTGCATCTGTTGGTTCTCCTTCGAACTGCTGGTGCGCCTGGCGGCCTGCCCAAGCAAGACAGCCTTCTTCAAGAATGTGATGAACCTCATCGATTTCGTGGCCATCCTACCCTACTTTGTGGCACTGGGTACCGAGCTGGCCCGGCAGCGGGGAGTGGGCCAGCCAGCCATGTCGCTGGCCATCCTGCGAGTCATCCGACTGGTACGCGTCTTCCGCATCTTCAAGCTCTCCAGGCACTCAAAGGGCCTGCAGATCTTGGGCCAGACCTTAAGGGCCTCCATGCGCGAGCTAGGCCTCctcatcttcttcctcttcattgGTGTGGTCCTCTTCTCCAGCGCAGTCTATTTTGCCGAGGTGGATCGGGCCGACTCCCATTTCACCAGCATCCCTGAATCCTTCTGGTGGGCGGTGGTCACTATGACCACAGTTGGCTATGGAGACATGGCACCCGTCACTGTGGGTGGCAAGATAGTTGGCTCTCTGTGCGCCATCGCCGGCGTGCTGACCATTTCCCTACCTGTGCCAGTCATTGTCTCCAACTTCAGCTACTTTTACCACCGGGAGACAGATGATGAAGAGGCTGGGATGTACAGCCACGTGGACACGCAGCCCTGTGGCCCCTTGGAGGGCAAGGTCAATGGGGGGTTGGTGGATCCAGAGGTGTCTGAGCTGCCACCTCCACTCTGGGCCCCCCCTGGGAAACACATGGTCACCGAAGTGTGA
- the NTF4 gene encoding neurotrophin-4 encodes MLPHPSGSLPILLLFLLPSVPMEPHPPPSPLPPFPAPEWDLLSPRVALSRGTPTGPPLLFLLESGAFGEPASSPANRSRRGVSETAPASRRGELAVCDAVSGWVTDRRTAVDLRGREVEVLGEVPAAGGSPLRQYFFETRCKAASAGEGGPGWGGGGCRGVDRRHWVSECKAKQSYVRALTTDAQGRVGWRWIRIDTACVCTLLSRTGRA; translated from the coding sequence ATGCTCCCCCACCCCTcaggctccctccccatcctcctgcTTTTCCTCCTCCCCAGTGTCCCGAtggagccccaccccccaccctcacccctgcccccatTTCCAGCCCCTGAGTGGGACCTCTTGTCCCCCCGGGTGGCCCTGTCCAGGGGTACCCCCACGGGGCCCCCTCTGCTCTTTCTGCTGGAGTCTGGGGCCTTTGGGGAGCCAGCCAGCAGCCCAGCTAACCGCAGTCGGCGAGGGGTGAGCGAGACAGCACCAGCCAGTCGCCGTGGAGAGCTGGCCGTGTGTGATGCAGTCAGCGGCTGGGTGACAGACCGCCGGACTGCTGTGGACCTGCGTGGGCGCGAGGTGGAGGTGCTGGGCGAGGTGCCTGCAGCTGGCGGCAGTCCCCTGCGCCAGTACTTCTTTGAAACCCGCTGCAAGGCTGCCAGTGCTGGGGAAGGTGGCCCTGGTTGGGGTGGAGGAGGCTGCCGGGGTGTGGACCGGAGGCACTGGGTGTCTGAGTGTAAGGCCAAGCAGTCCTATGTGCGGGCATTGACGACTGATGCCCAGGGCCGTGTGGGCTGGCGATGGATTCGAATTGACACCGCCTGTGTCTGCACGCTCCTCAGCCGGACTGGCCGGGCCTGA
- the SAXO3 gene encoding stabilizer of axonemal microtubules 3 yields the protein MAGRTLALRYGPPWSPISGTEVPGSWPNWHLTSSGVAHRFIPPVSFPPPTVQSTVAEPLPPAAKQDLHIWAFDEVISRWETTSGSALVPKTHGGPYAQPKTSEPANPTRTVGIKDLREKLRHRGRRLPLITKDQCSETKAQYGGWPDLDRGPTSYFGPQPLELADHHRGGPSQALIPWTKNPELAGRPFTISDRGILDRHQLYLTTSARDFRPYSKKELSSYPRKDSMTSDFGETPQAGGHSQKQLPCPSSSRPPQQAKIRLPRGCRVMPVVPHRGALTLAQESYNLPLHPLRRLDRFCPLELPWGGPHWKPVSGIYSVPHAYRTENSNYGSLKPALV from the exons ATGGCGGGTAGGACCCTAGCTCTGCGCTACGGTCCCCCGTGGTCCCCCATCTCTGGGACCGAGGTGCCTGGATCCTGGCCCAACTGGCATCTCACGAGCAGTGGCGTGGCCCACCGCTTTATCCCGCCCGTGTCCTTCCCCCCGCCCACTGTGCAG TCCACGGTCGCGGAGCCCCTGCCCCCGGCCGCAAAGCAGGATTTGCATATCTGGGCTTTCGACGAGGTCATCAGCAGATGGGAGACAACCTCGGGCTCAGCTCTAGTGCCTAAGACCCACGGAGGGCCCTACGCCCAGCCCAAGACCTCAGAACCTGCGAACCCCACCCGGACTGTGGGGATCAAGGATTTAAGGGAAAAA CTCAGACATCGCGGCCGGCGTCTCCCTCTGATCACCAAGGACCAGTGCAGTGAGACGAAGGCGCAGTACGGCGGCTGGCCCGACCTGGACCGGGGCCCCACCTCCTACTTCGGGCCCCAGCCCCTAGAGCTTGCGGACCACCACCGAGGGGGCCCTTCCCAG GCTTTAATCCCTTGGACCAAGAACCCCGAGCTGGCCGGCCGGCCTTTCACAATTTCTGACCGGGGCATACTGGACCGCCATCAACTCTATCTGACCACTTCGGCCCGGGACTTCCGGCCCTATTCGAA GAAGGAGTTGTCAAGCTATCCTCGCAAGGACTCGATGACCTCAGACTTCGGGGAGACGCCCCAGGCAGGCGGCCACAGCCAGAAGCAGCTGCCCTGTCCGTCCTCCTCTCGACCACCCCAGCAGGCGAAAATCCGCTTGCCTCGCGGCTGCCGGGTGATGCCCGTCGTGCCGCACCGCGGGGCGCTGACTCTGGCTCAGGAATCCTACAACCTCCCGCTGCACCCACTCCGCCGGCTGGACCGCTTCTGCCCGCTGGAGCTGCCCTGGGGCGGCCCCCACTGGAAGCCGGTGTCAGGCATCTACAGCGTGCCTCATGCCTACCGCACCGAGAACTCCAACTACGGCAGCTTGAAGCCAGCGTTGGTCTGA